tttaaggaaacgtcaattagaattagaatttcactaatttaccttattaattatttgatctccatttaatattattttttattttatgacattagtctcatttattagagtaaggaaaaaatgaaaaagtaattaaattctatcttattttttcttttcacatttattagagtaagtcaaaaatgaaaaagtaattaaattctatcttattttaatatataagtattttaagtatgttgctgtacaataatttcatttgctcccactaatgggttgatatgcatgtgacaatgaatccatcattattgatttaattgtttgattttctaagcactttttttttttaacattgtttgtttttctaatatgggattcactttttttttttaatattgcttgattttgttaatatggggtccacttttttttcccgtgagtttggatgtggtgggttccacttttttttttatactggttggtgtttaatatgggcccacatttttttttaatactggttagtgtttaatatgaggccatgaagaacttctattttttaatttttaataaatattttttttaactcattttacttgtcatgttgttttttacacgattttttaaggaaacgtcaattagaattataatttcactaatttaccttattaattatttgatctccatttaatattattttttcttttatgacattaatctcttttcacatttattagagtaaggaaaaaatgaaaaagtaattaaattctattttattttaataaataagtattttaagtatgttgttgtacaataatttcatttgttcccactaatgggttgatacgcatgtggcaatgaatccatcattattgatttaattgtttgattttctaagcacttttttttttacattgtttgtttttttaatatgggattcactttttttttttaatattgcttgattttgttaatatggggtctactttttttttcccgtgagtttggatgtggtgggtttcactttttttcttctctttttcttttaatactggttggtgtttaatatggggtccacaatttttttttttaatattagatgttgtttaatatatatggggcccacaatttttttttattaaattggaaaCGGGCCCATAATTTGGAAAcgacatgtggcaatgaatccatcattattgattttctaagcactttttttttaacattgtttgttttttttaatatgggattcacttttttttttttaatattgcttgattttgttaatatggggtccattttttttttcccgtgagtttggatgtggtggatttcactttttgttttttagtactggttggtatttaatatgaggcccacaattattatttttaatattagatgttgtttaatatatatggggcccacaattttttttaatattaattgttgtttaatatatatggggcccacaatatttttttattaaattggaaaCGGGCCCACAATTTGGAAACGGACGACGAGAAAGAAGAGCCCAACCGGCTCTTATTAATAGTAGAAATATTTATCATTAAATTGTCTAGCTGGAATAGTTAAAAGGGGTATACAAAAACAAAACACATGCAGGGTCAACTTTTGCCACTACATTGGCATTAAGCTGGTCAAGGATATACGTTAATTCAGTTCCTATCTAACAATTACTTCAACTAATAACACAATATTTCCTATATAAGGAAACCTTAAGCTTCATTGTCTTTCTATTCTATTCCTGAGCTCATCATTCTCTATCTCAGCATGGCTAGCAGCCATTTTCTCCTACTTGTTTTAGTTCTTTGTGTTTTCTCAGTTTCTGCTGATGGTAAGCTTACTTGCATCTTATTATACCTTTTGTAAACTTTCTTCATTTGCTCTATTTAATCATTTGATGTGTGAAACCTATTAGTCCATTAATTCGAATTCATGCTAGATGTGTCGACTAAGGAGTATTAGAAATCTACTTGCCCAATTAACCGAATTCGTGTTAGATCACAGGTCCACTAGGGGGTAAAGCTACCTACTAGAAGATTTTCAATTATCATATGATTCAAACTCGAGACCTCAGATTTAGGGTGAAAGGATCCTAGCTATTCCACCAGACCGTGGTGGCATTGATATCCTCTTACCAAGACTAATCCGGATTCGTGTCTGATAGGTCAACTAGGTGGTATCGGAAACGTACTGGCCTAGCCTACGTAATCTAGATTCGTGCAAGAGCTAGGTCCACTAAGGGTGTAAAGCTACTGGCCTAGTTAATCTAGATTCGCGTCAGCTAGGTCCACTAAGGGGATAAAGCTACCTACTAAAAGGTTTTCATTTCCTATGATTCAAACCCGAGACCAACAGTGGAGGGATCCCAACTTTTCCACCAGACCCTTCGGTGGCGTTCATACTTTCTTAAAGCCTTTTTTTAGTTTAACCATCCGGTGTCCGTGAAACTCTTAGCTATCTATTATTTTGCTAGCTAATTTCTTGATtcatttttaacttttttttttcttcctttcatTTGCAGTGTTCGTGAGCCTCGATTGTGGGTCATCAGAAACATACACTGATATTGAAAATTCCATAGTTTGGTTAGGAGATGAAGACTACATGAGCAATGGAGAATCCTATGTTGTACAATCCAACAACTCAGTATCCCACATAATGGACACACTTAGAGTGTTCACAAGCAGGAACAAGAATTGTTACCTAATTAAAGTCGAAAAGGGTGGACGAGTTTTAATTCGAGCTAGCTTTAACTATGGAAATTACGATGGAAAATCAAATCCTCCATCATTTTCACTTCAATTTGATGGGAATGATTGGGCCAATGTGAAAACCATGAGTGATCAACTTGTCTACTATGAGACAACTTATGTTGCTAAGGGAGATTACCTTAGTGTATGTCTTGCTCAGACAGTGGCTGATCAGTTTCCTTTTATATCAGCACTTGAAGTTCGTAGTTTGGGTTCTACCATGTATGATCATGTTGATGATAATCATCCTTTGTTCTTGAACAGAAGAATTGCTTATGGTTCTAACCAAACTATCAGGTAAACATTCTAGCCTCCTCAATGTTATGTTGCTTCTCTTTATGTTAGAGTTCTATTCGGCGTTAATAGTGGTGAAATCAGAAATTCTAATAATGGAttcaaaaaatgcaaaaaaaaaaaaaaaaaatgtcatggCTGATAttttaacttgtgatttaaagCAATTTTGAGTAACCTCAGTTGTCGTAATAGAAGCTTTACTAACTTGGTTTAAAAGACGAGAAAAGATCTAACAAGTCTTAGTATTTAAATTTGTGACCTAAAGCATAGAGGTAATTAATTATGAATAATTTTGCAAACCACACGACGGATTTTTGActattttccttcttttttctttaattttatagTCATTTTGTTAGCGGAGTTGACAAATAAGAGCAAACGCCTGCCGATTTTGTCACGACAGGAGCATAGTTGACTCCAACTTTAAACGGAGGATAAAAGTAGACCATTCGCAAACTACAAGGGCAATTTTGAACCTTTTTCCTCAAAAGATTCAACAATTTAATTGGACTCCCTTTTGACCATGTAGTTCTGCCTCTAGCGCTGATTTGGACAAAAAATATTTGTAGTTTTTTGTTCTTTGTGTCATATATGATCATATCATTATCCTGTCTTTCAAATTAAATATAACGACTTGATTCTAAATTTCTAGTGATGAAGAATTATCTTCTTCTCTTTTGTATCGGATTAAGACAGAATGTAAATTGAGTGATATAGTGAAGATTCATAAACCCTATTTCAATTTACTTGGTCTTCAGGCTTAGAGGCTAATTAATTTTTCGAAGCTATACAATATTTTTTTTCATTAACAAAATTCTTTTTATCACAACCAACAGGTACATAGATGATCCCTATGATAGAATATGGGTGCCTGGAATTCCTGGAAATTCATTAGTATCACTCACTAGTGATGCCACAGACATTGAcaccaggggcggagctacagggGTGCGAGGGGTGGCAACCGAAcccccttcgtcggaaaattgaACTAAATATATATGGTGAATTTTTTTATTCATGTACAAATATTATTTTTGCATCCCCTTAACAAAGGGAGATTCTGGATCAGTGGATGAGGCGCTTGTGATTGAGCCCGCGGTCGTGGGTTCGATTCTTGGCAATGACACCTTTTTTAACATTTTTCATCCagtccctttaaaaaaaaaaaaaaaagattaacaaAAACGACGTCGTTggactctatttttttttttaaagcaaccACTAAGGAAACTTAGTGGAGGGATATTATTAAAATATAATAGTCAACAAAAGTAAAAACCAAGACAAAAGCAAAAGAATAGCTGGAACAAATCCAGCCCAAATAAAGTTCAGCAAAAACAACTAGAAACGTGAGCCATTGGGGATAAAAGAATCCCTAATTTCAAAAGTGTTAACATTGTTCTTCACTTCTTTGTCAACTCAATTGTGTTGCTGCCTTCGCCCATGGCTTCCAATtccaaggttttttttttttcttttttttttttttaccatactCAAAATCACAATAAACCCATTATTGTTTCTTGTTAGTTGTTAATCAACCCATTTTGTGAAATGGGTAGCTGACCCATTTTCCATCCATGAACCCCAAGCCTTGATTGTTTTAATtcttaaatgttgtttgtttgcaAAATTGGTCTTCTAGATATTTATTTTTAGCTAATAAAAGAATCAGAGTgtagatttttatttagtaatcaaTTCCCTTTTATGTGTGCTGGAATCTGGATTGTGGATTTGTGGTTAAGTTGTTTTCTTGCTTATTGAGACATTTGGTAGAGTTTTTCTAAATATAGGATCATCTATAGCCTAAGCAAATATTTTTCCTCAAAACTTTGAACAAGTGAACCACTAGGAACATAGTTCTTCCAGTTTTTCTGTGGCTTTAGTCATTGATTCGATAACTTTTGATGTTTATACTCATAAATCAGTGTTAAAGTAGGTTATGATCCTATATTATAATATGGGATATGCTTAAGGTTACTGATTATTTTTTGCTGTATTGCTATATACAAGATTGAGTTTTTATTCTCACAGTTAGATGTCCTTAAATAGGCTTTATTTTATTGGCTTTTAAGATTGACATTGTGCCTTTAATTCTaactaatttttttattataattCAGTCTCAAAAGTCAGTGAAGAATTATTTTACCAAAGTTCCAAAATCAAGTTTGGACTCTCATGATGAACCTAATCTAGAAGAAAATGTCAACCACTCAGAAGTACCATTGCTTTCTTCTCAGGAATTTGATTTGAATTCTTTAAAGCATGATCCGGGTGAAAGAACTCAAATCTTGGACTTTCATCCAAATCATCGTGATGTCATTCGAAGAGAATACCTTAGGAGAGGTCCTTGTCAACCTCGGCTTAAAGAGTATCCTAAAACAAATGAATAAGAGTTATTTTAGTGGTTGCTTGGTGCCTTATGTAGAAAAAGATGTGTTTAATAGGAtctctaatgatgttattataaaAACATTTCAAGGAATGAAACCTCGTCGTGTACAGTTGTAGTAATATACTTGCACTTTTAATAGAGAATTGTGTTTGTTTTGATTTCTTCgcgtgtttatttttttaattttcttgaacCCCCTTGTCAAATGTTCTGGTTCCGCCCCTGATTGACACCACTCATGAAGATCAACCCCCACAAGAAGTGTTACAAAATGCAATTTCCACAGCCAATATATCAAATTTCATAACattgaacatgagatttcttccCATTGATAATGTTCCAATCTACATGAGCATGTACTTTTCTGAAGTGACTCAACTTGGTCCCAACCAAACAAGATCCTTTAGGATTTTCAAAGACACTGAGTCTTTTTCAGACCCAATTTTGCCACCTTATGGGAGTTTTACTCAATTGTTTGTTAGCAATCTTACTGTTTCTCCAAACACTACATTTTCTATTGTGCCTACAACAAATTCTACACTTCCACCTCTTATCAATGCCTTGGAAATATTTATAGTTGGAGATGCGTTGACTGATGGAACAAACAGTCAAGATGGTACGTACACCCTGTTACTCCTCCTAtttatttatgaatttacttATACGCACTAACAATAAGGACTTATATATCAGTGTATTTTAATTATTAGGAGGTAAATTGTCCTATTTTTCAGTTGACGATTCCCACTTTTTATGAATGGTTACATGTAATTATCTTTTCGATTAGCTAGTAGTGTAAAAATGCTTACACGTATATAGAAAGTAATCTTTGTTTATGAGTTTGACTTCTATATGCCGAGAGTATAGAAAGCTGGAATGCATACACACTATTGTTGATTTAtgaatttaacttatatatactaATAATTTGTATACAATTTTATACTATTTGTGTATTTTAATTTGTTGTAGTACATAACTTCACCTACTTTTCAGTTTAGTAATTTTGCTTTTGATGGATGGTTACATGCACTTCTTTTCCAATGGCCCAATGGGGTAAAATTCTTATGTGTTGTcaacatatacaaaataatcTCTATTTATGAGTTTGACTTCTATACATTGAGTATAGAGGAATGTATACACTACTCATGATCATCTAAGAGATAATTGTAGATAATTTCATAATAAATGAAATTAATAACTTGAAAAATATGGCAGATCATCACCTTCTACAACAGGTTAAATACACTAATAATATACCATTTCTTTACATTGTCGGTATACATAAGTTAAATTCTTTATTTATTGATATTTCTAGTGTTGTTGAATTATATATGGAAAATTATACTCAGTACTATATGATATTTTTATATAGTGGAGAGCTTAGTATCACTGCAAAACGAATTTGAAGTATTACAAGACTGGAGTGGTGATCCTTGTCTTCCATCACCCTTTACGTGGGATTGGCTTAATTGTAGCAGCAATGATCCACCTCGAATTACAGCACTGTAAGCACCATCTAATAATCATTACTAATAATGATAAGATAATAATTTTTAATATGACAATTTTT
The sequence above is a segment of the Lycium barbarum isolate Lr01 chromosome 6, ASM1917538v2, whole genome shotgun sequence genome. Coding sequences within it:
- the LOC132600851 gene encoding uncharacterized protein At1g24485-like isoform X2, which translates into the protein MASSHFLLLVLVLCVFSVSADVFVSLDCGSSETYTDIENSIVWLGDEDYMSNGESYVVQSNNSVSHIMDTLRVFTSRNKNCYLIKVEKGGRVLIRASFNYGNYDGKSNPPSFSLQFDGNDWANVKTMSDQLVYYETTYVAKGDYLSVCLAQTVADQFPFISALEVRSLGSTMYDHVDDNHPLFLNRRIAYGSNQTIRYIDDPYDRIWVPGIPGNSLVSLTSDATDIDTTHEDQPPQEVLQNAISTANISNFITLNMRFLPIDNVPIYMSMYFSEVTQLGPNQTRSFRIFKDTESFSDPILPPYGSFTQLFVSNLTVSPNTTFSIVPTTNSTLPPLINALEIFIVGDALTDGTNSQDVESLVSLQNEFEVLQDWSGDPCLPSPFTWDWLNCSSNDPPRITALYLNGFNLSGSLPDFSSMDALQTIDLSDNNLDGRIPDFLGTLPNIKELNLANNQFSGAIPDSVSNKNGLTIDISGNSDLCSTSDESCQNTDSSSSGDQPATRSANKSPKNKNRKKKNNLPIILGSTIPAFFLIWAIVGIFAILHYRSKVTTTSAVNPGQTSGGNTPYGGAQGNNVDNIQMADKFDKDPEVAGQHENSTNV
- the LOC132600851 gene encoding uncharacterized protein At1g24485-like isoform X1, whose amino-acid sequence is MIQTRDQQWRDPNFSTRPFGGVHTFLKPFFSLTIRLFVSLDCGSSETYTDIENSIVWLGDEDYMSNGESYVVQSNNSVSHIMDTLRVFTSRNKNCYLIKVEKGGRVLIRASFNYGNYDGKSNPPSFSLQFDGNDWANVKTMSDQLVYYETTYVAKGDYLSVCLAQTVADQFPFISALEVRSLGSTMYDHVDDNHPLFLNRRIAYGSNQTIRYIDDPYDRIWVPGIPGNSLVSLTSDATDIDTTHEDQPPQEVLQNAISTANISNFITLNMRFLPIDNVPIYMSMYFSEVTQLGPNQTRSFRIFKDTESFSDPILPPYGSFTQLFVSNLTVSPNTTFSIVPTTNSTLPPLINALEIFIVGDALTDGTNSQDVESLVSLQNEFEVLQDWSGDPCLPSPFTWDWLNCSSNDPPRITALYLNGFNLSGSLPDFSSMDALQTIDLSDNNLDGRIPDFLGTLPNIKELNLANNQFSGAIPDSVSNKNGLTIDISGNSDLCSTSDESCQNTDSSSSGDQPATRSANKSPKNKNRKKKNNLPIILGSTIPAFFLIWAIVGIFAILHYRSKVTTTSAVNPGQTSGGNTPYGGAQGNNVDNIQMADKFDKDPEVAGQHENSTNV